Proteins from one Cryptomeria japonica chromosome 4, Sugi_1.0, whole genome shotgun sequence genomic window:
- the LOC131028108 gene encoding germin-like protein subfamily T member 1, which produces MKTTRAIIKASLSCILWLYIIVAINASDPDPLQDFCVADTTQANVRVNGFVCKDPKAVNASDFLFRGLGNPLSTNNSFGFNITQANVQTLPGVNTLGISINHGVFAPGGLNPPHIHPRASEIIFVMEGTILVGFISTNNVLFSQKLEKGDVFVIPRGLVHFQQNVGASYATTITALNSQLPGVQVVASALFGANPPIPQGVLAKAFKVNDQQIKELIAGQGSTPASPPVGY; this is translated from the coding sequence ATGAAAACTACCAGAGCAATTATCAAAGCTTCCCTGAGCTGCATATTGTGGCTTTACATAATCGTGGCAATTAATGCATCAGACCCAGATCCTCTGCAGGATTTCTGTGTGGCTGATACTACTCAAGCTAATGTGAGGGTCAACGGTTTTGTGTGCAAAGACCCAAAGGCGGTGAACGCATCAGATTTCTTGTTTAGGGGACTAGGTAATCCACTCTCAACGAACAATAGTTTTGGGTTTAATATCACACAAGCTAACGTTCAAACTTTACCCGGAGTAAACACTCTTGGTATATCAATAAACCATGGAGTTTTTGCCCCTGGTGGTTTAAATCCCCCTCATATTCATCCTCGTGCTTCTGAGATCATATTTGTAATGGAAGGCACTATTTTGGTTGGTTTTATCAGCACAAATAATGTGTTGTTCTCACAAAAATTGGAGAAAGGAGATGTGTTTGTGATTCCAAGGGGCTTAGTGCATTTTCAGCAGAACGTGGGGGCATCATATGCCACAACAATTACTGCTCTTAACAGCCAGCTTCCTGGTGTTCAAGTGGTTGCATCTGCCCTCTTCGGAGCCAATCCTCCCATTCCTCAAGGTGTGTTGGCCAAGGCATTTAAAGTCAATGACCAACAGATCAAGGAGTTGATTGCTGGACAAGGCTCTACACCTGCATCACCACCTGTAGGGTATTAA